A window of Bos taurus isolate L1 Dominette 01449 registration number 42190680 breed Hereford chromosome 19, ARS-UCD2.0, whole genome shotgun sequence contains these coding sequences:
- the LOC107131494 gene encoding small nuclear ribonucleoprotein G, which yields MSKAHPPELKKFMDKKLSLKLNGGRHVQGILRGFDPFMNLVIDECVEMATSGQQNNIGMVVIRGNSIIMLEALERV from the coding sequence ATGAGCAAAGCACACCCTCCCGAGTTGAAGAAATTTATGGACAAGAAGTTATCATTGAAATTAAATGGTGGTAGACATGTCCAAGGAATATTGCGGGGATTTGATCCCTTTATGAATCTTGTGATAGATGAATGTGTGGAGATGGCAACTAGTGGGCAACAGAACAATATTGGAATGGTGGTAATACGAGGAAATAGTATCATCATGTTAGAAGCCTTGGAACGAGTATGA